The Dehalogenimonas lykanthroporepellens BL-DC-9 genome includes a window with the following:
- a CDS encoding GTP cyclohydrolase I (TIGRFAM: GTP cyclohydrolase I~KEGG: dev:DhcVS_987 GTP cyclohydrolase I~PFAM: GTP cyclohydrolase I/Nitrile oxidoreductase), producing MIDENAIAAAVETMLEAIGDDPNREGLRDTPERVARMYAEIFSGIDKNPADDLKVGYELGHREMVILKDIPFYSMCEHHLLPFSGVVHIGYVPGQDGRVVGISKLARVVETVARRPQIQERMATEIADAIVDGLSPDGVGVVITAEHMCMTMRGIKKPGSKVLTSALRGGFAKRPATRAEFMSLIQ from the coding sequence ATGATAGACGAAAACGCCATTGCCGCGGCGGTGGAAACAATGCTTGAAGCCATCGGCGACGATCCCAACCGGGAAGGTCTGCGCGACACCCCGGAACGCGTCGCCCGCATGTACGCTGAAATATTCTCCGGTATCGACAAGAACCCCGCTGACGACCTCAAGGTCGGCTACGAGCTGGGCCACCGGGAAATGGTCATCCTGAAGGACATCCCCTTCTATTCCATGTGCGAACACCACCTGCTCCCCTTCTCCGGCGTGGTGCATATCGGCTATGTTCCCGGCCAGGACGGCCGGGTGGTCGGTATCTCCAAGCTGGCCCGAGTGGTGGAAACCGTCGCCCGCCGGCCGCAGATTCAGGAGCGCATGGCCACCGAAATCGCCGATGCCATAGTGGACGGCCTGAGCCCCGACGGTGTCGGCGTAGTCATCACCGCCGAACACATGTGCATGACCATGCGCGGCATTAAAAAACCGGGCTCCAAAGTCCTTACCTCCGCCTTACGCGGCGGCTTCGCCAAACGCCCTGCCACTCGCGCTGAGTTCATGTCGCTGATTCAGTAG
- a CDS encoding putative protein export protein (KEGG: deh:cbdb_A1124 putative protein export protein), whose product MTKKHKKHPPAHNKLTPRAQSKLARQRRQQKITRWIGLGVIGVAALVVSIGVIASWLIPVYLPLQKTVLTINDTEYKAAYVSKMVNFYTGGDATYSYLYIDLVLDQIEKNQLMKDGAAELGITVSDQEIKDAIKTAELDDNEVTRDIVRASLLYQKLNDEHFDAQVPASGEQRQALVMLLESQEKAETVRSRLSQGESFADIAVELSLDPTTVTLEGDMGYHPPGFLDGKLNADGLDERVDAGQPGDTGFFYDENKSKKGGFWIVKATERQTADDNTQVQVFGILLPTLEKAEEARQRVLDGEDFATVVEEMTQHVSSKASGGDLGLLSADSEAPYADFIFDENTELNELSQPIFAPTADTTGGWWFYQVASVEQSRLYSEEDRTQLIEDVFTEWMEQLEAAAEDDIIRVELTQEMKDLIAEQSLN is encoded by the coding sequence TTGACCAAGAAACATAAAAAACATCCCCCGGCTCATAACAAGCTGACTCCCAGGGCGCAGTCCAAGCTGGCCCGACAGCGCCGTCAGCAGAAAATTACCCGCTGGATCGGGCTGGGCGTCATCGGCGTCGCGGCCTTGGTCGTGAGTATCGGGGTCATCGCCTCCTGGCTGATACCGGTCTACCTGCCCCTTCAGAAGACGGTATTGACAATCAACGACACCGAATACAAGGCCGCCTATGTGTCCAAAATGGTTAATTTCTACACCGGCGGAGACGCAACCTATTCCTATCTGTACATCGATCTGGTGCTGGATCAGATAGAAAAGAACCAGCTCATGAAAGACGGCGCCGCCGAACTGGGCATCACCGTCAGTGATCAGGAAATCAAGGACGCCATCAAGACCGCCGAGCTGGACGACAACGAAGTAACCCGGGATATCGTCCGGGCTTCCCTTCTATACCAGAAGCTCAACGACGAACATTTTGACGCCCAGGTACCTGCCTCCGGCGAACAGCGTCAGGCGCTGGTAATGCTTCTGGAGAGCCAGGAAAAAGCCGAAACCGTCCGGTCGCGGCTGAGCCAGGGTGAAAGCTTCGCCGACATCGCGGTGGAGCTGTCGCTGGACCCGACCACCGTCACTCTGGAAGGCGATATGGGTTACCACCCGCCGGGGTTCCTGGACGGCAAACTGAACGCCGACGGACTGGATGAGAGAGTCGATGCCGGACAACCGGGCGATACCGGCTTCTTTTACGATGAGAACAAAAGCAAGAAGGGCGGTTTCTGGATAGTCAAGGCCACCGAGCGCCAGACCGCCGACGATAACACCCAGGTGCAGGTCTTCGGTATCCTCCTGCCCACTCTGGAAAAGGCCGAGGAAGCCCGCCAGCGCGTTCTCGACGGGGAAGACTTTGCTACCGTCGTCGAGGAAATGACCCAGCACGTCTCTTCCAAGGCCTCGGGCGGTGACCTGGGACTGCTGTCAGCCGACAGCGAGGCGCCCTACGCTGATTTCATCTTCGATGAGAATACCGAACTGAATGAACTGAGTCAGCCCATCTTCGCCCCGACGGCCGACACTACCGGCGGCTGGTGGTTCTACCAGGTTGCCTCGGTGGAACAGTCCCGGCTGTATTCCGAAGAAGACCGCACTCAGTTGATTGAAGACGTCTTCACTGAGTGGATGGAACAACTTGAAGCCGCCGCCGAGGACGACATTATCCGCGTGGAACTGACGCAGGAGATGAAGGACCTTATCGCGGAACAATCGCTCAATTAG
- a CDS encoding Electron transfer flavoprotein alpha/beta-subunit (PFAM: Electron transfer flavoprotein alpha/beta-subunit~KEGG: dal:Dalk_4035 electron transfer flavoprotein alpha/beta-subunit), with protein MEIIILIKQIPDPEIPPASFKIDPTDNRVVPPAGVAPVIDPYSEHALEAALRLKDANPGSRVKAISLGAGLNRDLLKKTLALGADELILLDDTTMAESGDTARILALAITKAGPFDLILAGRQSADWDNGQTGALVAAELDLPVISRARKIESAAGRLRIEKLTENGYDVLDAPMPAVITVTAELGKLRLPNIKGVLAAKKKEPLYWTGADIGYEPAPVAGARLIRLYQPAREARCEPIPGETPEEQGANLALKLRELKLI; from the coding sequence TTGGAAATCATCATCCTGATTAAACAGATTCCCGACCCGGAAATCCCCCCGGCCAGTTTCAAAATAGACCCCACTGATAACCGGGTGGTGCCGCCGGCCGGTGTGGCTCCGGTCATTGACCCCTATTCGGAACACGCCCTGGAAGCCGCTCTGCGCCTGAAGGATGCCAATCCGGGCAGTCGCGTCAAGGCCATCAGCCTGGGCGCCGGACTGAACAGGGACCTGCTGAAAAAGACACTGGCTCTGGGCGCCGATGAACTGATACTGCTGGACGACACGACGATGGCGGAATCCGGTGATACCGCCCGGATACTGGCACTGGCCATAACCAAAGCCGGCCCGTTCGACCTGATACTGGCCGGACGGCAGTCAGCCGACTGGGATAACGGCCAAACCGGTGCGCTGGTGGCCGCCGAACTGGACCTGCCGGTCATCAGTCGCGCCCGAAAAATCGAATCGGCCGCCGGTCGTCTACGTATCGAAAAGCTGACTGAAAACGGCTATGACGTTCTGGATGCCCCTATGCCGGCGGTGATAACCGTAACCGCTGAACTGGGCAAACTACGCCTGCCCAACATCAAGGGCGTACTGGCGGCCAAGAAGAAGGAGCCGCTGTACTGGACCGGCGCCGATATCGGCTACGAACCGGCCCCCGTCGCCGGAGCCCGGCTGATCCGGCTGTACCAGCCGGCCCGTGAAGCCAGGTGTGAACCCATCCCCGGCGAAACCCCGGAGGAACAGGGCGCTAACCTGGCCCTCAAACTGCGGGAACTGAAACTGATTTAG
- a CDS encoding Electron transfer flavoprotein alpha subunit (PFAM: Electron transfer flavoprotein alpha subunit ; Electron transfer flavoprotein alpha/beta-subunit~KEGG: sti:Sthe_0825 electron transfer flavoprotein alpha subunit), with amino-acid sequence MSDNKGILIITICAEGILPVWSAELFGAARQASPDSVITATVIGTGTATAAEAAGSMGVDRVLTAETPETVAVNLLATAVAAVTESKPRLILLADDDLGRDLAPLLAASLKTAAVTDAVGLRTEDDHTVITRPVYGGNALADFVIDTEPGIVTIRPRAFEPATSSPTTPEISELPPPPAGDIKVLESHVIETEGPRLEDARIVIAGGRGLGGPEGFTQLKALAELVGGSVGASRPPVDQGWWPESGQIGITGKIIAPELYIAVGISGSSQHLSGITGARTVVAVNKDPEANIFNSATYGIVGDWNKVLPALTDKIKELTGG; translated from the coding sequence ATGAGCGATAACAAAGGTATACTTATAATCACTATCTGTGCTGAGGGCATTCTGCCGGTTTGGTCAGCCGAACTCTTCGGCGCGGCGCGCCAGGCCTCGCCTGACAGCGTGATAACCGCTACGGTTATCGGCACCGGCACCGCGACCGCCGCAGAAGCCGCCGGCAGTATGGGCGTAGACCGAGTGCTGACCGCCGAAACCCCGGAAACCGTCGCAGTCAACCTTTTGGCTACCGCCGTAGCCGCCGTCACCGAATCCAAACCCCGCCTGATACTGCTGGCCGATGATGACCTGGGACGCGACCTGGCCCCCCTGCTGGCGGCATCCCTGAAAACCGCCGCGGTGACCGATGCCGTCGGCCTGCGAACGGAAGACGACCATACCGTCATCACCCGGCCGGTTTATGGCGGCAACGCCCTGGCTGACTTTGTCATCGATACCGAACCCGGCATCGTCACCATCCGGCCCAGGGCTTTCGAACCAGCCACCTCATCTCCGACAACTCCGGAAATTTCCGAACTACCGCCGCCACCCGCCGGCGATATCAAAGTCCTGGAGAGTCACGTCATCGAAACCGAAGGCCCCCGATTGGAAGATGCCCGCATCGTCATCGCCGGCGGCCGCGGCCTGGGCGGCCCGGAAGGCTTCACTCAATTGAAGGCGCTGGCGGAACTGGTCGGCGGCAGTGTCGGCGCTTCCCGCCCGCCGGTGGACCAGGGCTGGTGGCCGGAATCCGGCCAGATCGGCATCACCGGCAAGATAATCGCCCCGGAGCTTTATATCGCTGTCGGTATTTCCGGTTCTTCCCAGCATCTTTCCGGCATTACCGGAGCCAGGACGGTAGTAGCCGTCAACAAGGATCCGGAAGCCAATATCTTCAACTCAGCCACTTACGGCATCGTCGGTGATTGGAATAAAGTCCTGCCGGCGCTGACCGACAAAATCAAGGAACTGACCGGAGGATAA
- a CDS encoding protein-(glutamine-N5) methyltransferase, release factor-specific (KEGG: det:DET1211 HemK family modification methylase~TIGRFAM: protein-(glutamine-N5) methyltransferase, release factor-specific; modification methylase, HemK family~PFAM: methyltransferase small) — protein sequence MNLHRALGEASERLRGMASEFEAEILIAHITGLTRAGIHAHPERELTAAEEARYRALLERLSAGEPLQYLTGKMEFYGLEFEVNPSVLVPRPETEIMAERALNIAKGYDRPAIADIGCGSGALAVTLAVRLPRSTVTAADISPTALETARRNAVRHHVANIGFRKSELLSGLTDLNFDIICANLPYVPSAEVSANRFEPRLALDGGTDGLDLIRRLLAQIAGLPRRPDWLLLEFGTGQAAGVKRLIAEHLPHSRTEILTDLIPLERVSVTRLS from the coding sequence ATGAACCTCCACCGGGCGCTGGGCGAAGCCTCGGAAAGACTGCGGGGCATGGCATCGGAATTCGAAGCCGAAATACTGATAGCCCATATCACCGGCCTCACCCGCGCCGGTATCCACGCCCATCCGGAACGGGAACTGACCGCGGCGGAAGAAGCCCGTTACCGGGCGCTTCTGGAACGCCTGTCAGCCGGTGAACCGCTTCAGTACCTGACCGGGAAAATGGAGTTCTACGGACTGGAATTTGAAGTCAACCCTTCGGTGCTGGTACCCCGTCCTGAAACCGAAATCATGGCCGAACGAGCCTTGAATATCGCCAAAGGCTACGACCGTCCCGCCATCGCCGACATCGGTTGCGGCTCCGGCGCCCTGGCGGTGACCCTGGCCGTCCGCCTGCCCCGCTCTACCGTCACCGCCGCCGATATCTCCCCGACCGCGCTGGAAACCGCCCGTCGCAACGCCGTCCGTCACCATGTCGCCAACATCGGCTTCCGGAAGTCGGAGCTTCTTTCCGGCCTGACTGACCTCAACTTCGACATCATCTGCGCCAACCTGCCGTATGTACCGTCTGCTGAAGTATCCGCCAACCGGTTCGAACCCCGCCTGGCGCTGGACGGCGGGACTGACGGACTCGACCTTATCCGCCGTCTGCTGGCTCAAATCGCCGGTCTGCCGCGCCGTCCGGACTGGCTCCTGCTGGAATTCGGCACCGGCCAGGCCGCCGGAGTCAAACGACTCATCGCAGAACACCTGCCCCACAGCCGGACTGAAATCCTGACCGACCTTATTCCCCTGGAAAGGGTATCGGTCACCCGCCTCTCCTGA
- a CDS encoding flavin reductase domain protein FMN-binding protein (PFAM: flavin reductase domain protein FMN-binding~KEGG: fno:Fnod_1228 flavin reductase domain-containing protein), with protein sequence MMKQVSEDVGAYYQHYPRLAAVVGAYHDGQPNAMVVAWHTPLSFHPPLFGVAVSTKRHTYDMIKASGEFSVNFLPADKAGLIAALGGSKGSQLDKFAAFGIARDIPLRTNTPILSDAYAAYECKLVDDRIYGDHQLLVGEVVAVHTLEEAFTAGEMLDLKNVTPAFYMGRDKYIARMKAGVETMERERFSQPGSL encoded by the coding sequence ATGATGAAACAGGTTTCGGAAGACGTAGGCGCCTATTATCAGCACTACCCGCGCCTGGCGGCGGTTGTCGGGGCTTACCATGACGGACAGCCCAACGCCATGGTAGTGGCCTGGCACACCCCGCTGTCGTTCCACCCGCCCCTCTTCGGCGTCGCCGTTTCGACCAAGCGCCATACCTACGACATGATAAAGGCCAGCGGTGAGTTCAGCGTCAACTTCCTGCCGGCGGATAAGGCAGGTCTGATAGCGGCGCTGGGCGGCAGTAAAGGTTCCCAGCTGGATAAATTCGCCGCTTTCGGTATCGCCCGCGACATTCCCCTGCGCACCAACACCCCCATCTTGAGTGACGCCTATGCCGCCTACGAATGCAAACTGGTAGATGACCGCATCTACGGCGACCATCAACTGCTGGTCGGCGAGGTGGTGGCGGTACATACCCTGGAAGAGGCCTTCACCGCCGGCGAGATGCTGGACCTGAAAAACGTAACCCCGGCCTTCTACATGGGGCGGGACAAATACATCGCCAGGATGAAAGCCGGCGTGGAAACTATGGAACGGGAACGCTTCAGCCAACCGGGCAGTCTTTAG
- a CDS encoding peptide chain release factor 1 (KEGG: dev:DhcVS_993 peptide chain release factor 1~TIGRFAM: peptide chain release factor 1~PFAM: Class I peptide chain release factor; PCRF domain protein), which yields MLDKLEIIERRYLEIEQAIADPSVATDITLLTRLAKERASMEALIGMYRRYKRNEQSLTEAEQMLETETDEEMRELAKEEVKRLKQEQEELYEQLKIALLPKDPNAERNIIIEIRAGTGGDEAKLFAGDLFRMYTRYAELKGWKVEIIDLTEQSGGTFKEAVFEIDGEDVYSRLKYESGVHRVQRVPVTEASGRIHTSTATVAVMPVAEDIEVDIKPEDLRIDIYHSGGAGGQNVNKVATAVRMTHLPSGLVVACQEERSQLKNRQKAMSVLKARLLAMEQEKQDKEMTDNRRAQVGSADRSEKIRTYNYPQDRLTDHRIGLSVHNLPKIMEGYLDDIIDALATDEQACLLQSAGL from the coding sequence ATGTTAGACAAACTGGAAATCATCGAAAGACGCTACCTGGAGATAGAACAGGCCATCGCGGACCCGTCGGTGGCCACCGACATCACCCTGCTCACCCGCCTGGCCAAGGAAAGGGCTTCCATGGAAGCCCTTATCGGCATGTACCGCCGCTACAAACGCAATGAGCAGTCGCTGACCGAAGCCGAGCAGATGCTGGAAACCGAAACCGATGAAGAGATGCGGGAACTGGCCAAAGAAGAGGTCAAGCGTCTGAAACAGGAGCAGGAAGAACTTTACGAACAACTTAAAATCGCCCTTTTACCCAAAGACCCCAACGCCGAACGCAACATCATCATCGAAATCCGCGCCGGCACCGGGGGTGACGAAGCCAAGTTATTCGCCGGCGACCTGTTCCGCATGTACACCCGTTACGCCGAACTCAAGGGCTGGAAAGTGGAGATTATTGACCTGACCGAGCAATCCGGCGGCACTTTTAAGGAAGCGGTTTTTGAAATTGACGGCGAAGACGTCTATTCCCGCCTCAAGTACGAAAGCGGCGTTCACCGCGTCCAGCGAGTTCCGGTCACCGAAGCCTCCGGGCGCATCCATACCTCCACCGCCACCGTCGCGGTCATGCCGGTGGCCGAAGATATAGAAGTTGATATCAAACCCGAAGACCTAAGGATAGACATCTATCACTCCGGCGGCGCCGGCGGCCAGAACGTCAACAAAGTAGCTACCGCTGTGCGCATGACCCATCTGCCCAGCGGCCTGGTGGTGGCTTGTCAGGAAGAACGCTCCCAGCTTAAAAACCGCCAGAAAGCCATGTCCGTCCTTAAAGCACGTCTCCTGGCCATGGAGCAGGAAAAGCAGGACAAGGAAATGACTGACAATCGTCGCGCTCAGGTAGGCTCTGCTGACCGCTCGGAAAAAATCCGCACCTATAATTACCCCCAGGACAGGCTGACCGACCATCGCATCGGTCTGTCCGTTCATAACCTGCCCAAAATCATGGAAGGCTACCTGGACGATATCATCGACGCCCTGGCCACCGACGAGCAGGCCTGCCTGCTCCAGTCCGCCGGCCTATGA
- a CDS encoding threonine synthase (KEGG: deh:cbdb_A1122 threonine synthase~TIGRFAM: threonine synthase~PFAM: Pyridoxal-5'-phosphate-dependent protein beta subunit) yields MKSGVLERYRAFLPVTDNTPALTLGEGDTPLVRSPGLERATGVGELYFKLEGCNPTGSFKDRGMVMAVAKALEDGFKAVACASTGNTSASATAYASAAGVESIIIIPKGKIALGKLAQAIVYGARIVMVDGNFDDALRLVREMTETRPVALVNSVNPYRIEGQKTAAFEICDVLGGAPDRLFLPVGNAGNITAYWKGFKEYHDKGITDRTPMMMGFQAAGAAPIVLGAPVTRPETIATAIRIGNPASWKQAEAARDESGGVIDMVTDDEILRAYHLMAEKGGIFGEPASAAPLAGLLKLKAQGYDFSKERIVCVVTGNGLKDADTAIKGFSGEFIEIPPDPASVEKALGW; encoded by the coding sequence ATGAAATCAGGCGTACTGGAACGATACCGAGCGTTTCTGCCGGTCACCGATAACACCCCGGCTCTGACTCTGGGCGAAGGCGATACCCCGCTGGTGCGCTCACCCGGACTGGAGCGGGCTACCGGCGTCGGCGAGTTGTATTTCAAATTGGAAGGCTGTAACCCCACCGGCTCATTCAAAGACCGCGGCATGGTCATGGCGGTGGCCAAAGCGCTGGAAGACGGCTTCAAGGCGGTGGCCTGCGCTTCTACCGGCAACACTTCGGCTTCAGCCACCGCCTACGCCTCCGCCGCCGGTGTCGAGTCCATCATCATCATTCCCAAGGGCAAGATAGCCCTGGGCAAGCTGGCACAGGCCATCGTGTACGGCGCCCGCATCGTCATGGTGGACGGCAATTTCGATGACGCCCTGCGCCTGGTGAGGGAGATGACCGAGACCCGCCCGGTGGCGCTGGTCAATTCGGTCAATCCCTATCGCATCGAGGGGCAGAAAACAGCCGCATTTGAAATCTGTGACGTACTGGGCGGCGCTCCTGACCGGCTGTTTCTGCCGGTAGGCAACGCCGGCAATATCACCGCCTACTGGAAGGGTTTCAAGGAATACCACGATAAAGGCATCACCGACCGGACCCCCATGATGATGGGCTTTCAGGCCGCCGGCGCCGCGCCGATAGTGCTGGGCGCCCCGGTTACCCGGCCGGAAACCATCGCCACCGCCATCCGTATCGGCAACCCGGCCTCATGGAAACAGGCCGAAGCCGCCCGGGACGAATCCGGCGGCGTCATCGACATGGTAACCGATGATGAAATACTGAGAGCCTATCACCTGATGGCCGAAAAAGGCGGCATCTTCGGTGAGCCGGCTTCTGCCGCCCCGCTGGCTGGACTGCTCAAACTGAAGGCCCAGGGATACGACTTCAGCAAGGAGCGGATAGTCTGTGTCGTCACCGGCAACGGCCTCAAGGATGCCGACACCGCCATCAAGGGCTTCTCCGGCGAGTTCATTGAAATCCCACCGGATCCGGCCTCGGTGGAAAAAGCACTGGGCTGGTAG
- a CDS encoding homoserine dehydrogenase (PFAM: homoserine dehydrogenase; homoserine dehydrogenase NAD-binding; amino acid-binding ACT domain protein~KEGG: deg:DehalGT_0947 homoserine dehydrogenase), producing the protein MVKRTIGVGIIGIGVIGGAVARGLRDRADLMEEQLGCRVELKRVKIASQDMTRPIIAEFPEEIFTTEDDEFFNTPGIDIIVEAMGGEYPAFDYLSRALRTGRHVVSSNKEVIAKHAAELLTLAHENNVGLRFEASVGGGIPLLEPLQYDLAANNVLGIYAIINGTTNYILSQMDAEGIEFAEALRQAQGLGYAERDPSNDIEGFDSVYKLAIMAMMVFRTEFRPEDILREGITRLEAKDFRYAKELGFVIKLLAIAKADDDQVELRVHPVLLPHDNFLAKIDGVYNAALISGDLVGDVLFSGEGAGPSATSSAVIADIMSAAQDTALGVGNRMRWRLNGRRRLMSTEDVTTQYYFRLNANDQAGVLADVAAIFKDTDISIASVLQKEVDENDLTAEVIIMTHPARESAVRRAVEALQLLAPINAVNIIRVGI; encoded by the coding sequence ATGGTAAAACGAACTATCGGAGTCGGAATCATCGGTATCGGCGTCATCGGCGGCGCGGTAGCCCGCGGACTGCGGGATCGCGCTGACTTGATGGAAGAACAACTCGGCTGTCGCGTCGAACTCAAAAGAGTCAAGATAGCCTCCCAGGATATGACCCGGCCGATTATTGCCGAATTCCCGGAAGAAATATTCACCACCGAGGACGATGAGTTTTTCAACACCCCCGGCATCGACATCATCGTCGAGGCCATGGGTGGCGAGTATCCGGCCTTCGACTACCTGTCGCGGGCGCTCCGAACCGGACGCCATGTGGTCAGTTCCAACAAGGAAGTTATCGCCAAACATGCCGCCGAACTTTTGACACTGGCCCATGAAAACAATGTCGGCCTGCGTTTCGAGGCTTCGGTCGGCGGCGGCATTCCCCTGTTGGAACCCCTGCAGTACGACCTGGCGGCCAACAACGTGCTGGGCATCTATGCCATCATCAACGGCACCACCAATTACATCCTGTCGCAGATGGACGCCGAGGGCATAGAGTTCGCCGAAGCCCTGCGCCAGGCGCAGGGTCTGGGTTACGCCGAGCGCGACCCCAGCAACGACATCGAGGGTTTCGATTCCGTCTATAAACTGGCTATCATGGCCATGATGGTTTTCCGCACCGAGTTCCGGCCGGAAGACATACTCCGCGAGGGCATCACCCGGCTGGAAGCCAAGGATTTCCGTTACGCCAAGGAACTGGGTTTTGTCATCAAACTGCTGGCCATCGCCAAGGCCGATGACGACCAGGTGGAACTACGGGTGCATCCGGTGCTCCTGCCCCATGACAACTTCCTGGCCAAAATCGACGGCGTTTACAACGCCGCTCTCATCTCCGGCGACCTGGTCGGTGATGTCCTGTTCTCCGGTGAGGGCGCCGGGCCTTCGGCCACTTCCTCGGCGGTCATCGCCGACATCATGTCTGCCGCTCAGGATACCGCCCTCGGTGTCGGCAACCGCATGCGCTGGCGGCTCAACGGTCGGCGGCGGTTGATGTCGACAGAAGATGTCACCACCCAGTATTATTTCCGGCTGAATGCCAACGACCAGGCGGGCGTGCTGGCTGACGTGGCCGCCATCTTCAAGGACACCGACATCAGCATCGCTTCGGTTCTCCAGAAGGAAGTAGATGAAAACGACCTCACCGCCGAAGTTATCATCATGACCCACCCGGCCAGGGAATCCGCGGTTCGCCGGGCGGTGGAAGCCCTGCAACTTCTGGCGCCCATCAACGCCGTCAATATCATACGGGTAGGTATCTGA
- a CDS encoding hypothetical protein (KEGG: lif:LinJ09.0330 DNA photolyase): protein MKSRLMRLFAALALVLTVSMIPVMADEIDNPSDDAEYDAAPAVAERLLADAGISPRYGKGRDGGNHISDVAQKMGPGTDFNEVNKTNTFLYEWEIAQFLNNNEAEVAFPKSVLESVLFIPKDDGGTMLGSAIGDKLVFTFSYDIELGDGPQYIDFQSSQEIKAVWNAVSWNAEGNVLTMSTTRTFGNPRSITRDVVTVLTGVFDLAGESVVIPAGGVTID, encoded by the coding sequence ATGAAATCCAGACTAATGAGACTCTTTGCCGCCCTCGCATTGGTACTGACGGTCAGTATGATACCCGTCATGGCAGACGAGATTGATAATCCGTCCGATGATGCCGAGTACGACGCCGCTCCGGCTGTGGCCGAAAGGCTTTTGGCTGATGCCGGCATATCGCCCCGGTACGGCAAGGGTCGGGATGGCGGCAATCATATCAGTGATGTCGCCCAGAAAATGGGGCCCGGAACTGATTTCAATGAAGTAAACAAAACCAATACATTCCTTTACGAGTGGGAAATTGCGCAATTCCTCAACAATAATGAAGCAGAAGTCGCTTTCCCAAAAAGCGTTCTTGAATCCGTTTTATTTATACCCAAAGATGATGGTGGAACAATGTTGGGGTCGGCTATCGGAGATAAGCTGGTATTTACTTTTTCATATGACATTGAGCTCGGCGACGGTCCCCAATACATAGATTTCCAGTCGTCCCAGGAAATCAAGGCGGTTTGGAATGCTGTTTCGTGGAATGCCGAAGGTAATGTTTTAACAATGTCGACCACCAGAACATTCGGCAATCCGAGATCCATTACCAGGGACGTTGTTACGGTGTTGACCGGAGTCTTTGACCTAGCAGGAGAATCTGTGGTCATACCTGCAGGTGGCGTAACCATCGACTAA